One genomic region from Arthrobacter sp. YN encodes:
- a CDS encoding trans-sulfuration enzyme family protein: MKRNPDKHNRDSVHDYTWAVHGGNNIDKGTGALRTPLIMANSYLLPEDPSDMDWSSVDDGLVYNRTSGANSVALETKLAAMEGAEAAAAFATGVAALHGIFFSLLKVGDHVVVSNVTYEAVYRLFGELLPEKYGIEVTFVDVADLEAVQAAVRPNTKLIHAETIANPTTKVANVAALSRIAKDAGVLFSIDATFTPAPFYRALDDGADLVVHSLTKYINGHGDAMGGVVAGRRELIQHIKHEAVVEVGGVISPFNAWMIMRGSVTLPLRLKQHFSSAEKVAAVLESDPRVAYVLYPGLASHPQHETAAKQFAGRGYGGVLAFAVDGDSDTQNRFVNNLQVITSAVSLGHDESLIVHVGPDARGGSENYPASFHKYGHMRLSIGLEDAEDLVDDILNALDKTFPGQ; this comes from the coding sequence ATGAAGCGAAACCCGGATAAGCACAACCGTGACTCCGTCCATGACTACACCTGGGCGGTCCATGGTGGAAACAACATCGACAAGGGCACCGGCGCCCTCCGCACCCCGCTGATCATGGCCAACTCCTACCTGTTGCCCGAGGACCCGTCCGACATGGACTGGTCGAGCGTGGACGACGGATTGGTCTACAACCGGACGTCCGGTGCGAACTCGGTGGCGCTTGAAACCAAGCTTGCCGCCATGGAAGGCGCCGAAGCCGCCGCCGCCTTCGCCACAGGCGTGGCGGCACTGCACGGAATCTTCTTCAGTCTTCTCAAAGTCGGCGATCACGTAGTGGTCTCCAACGTCACATATGAAGCTGTCTACCGCCTGTTCGGCGAGCTCCTCCCCGAGAAATACGGGATCGAAGTTACCTTCGTGGACGTGGCTGACCTTGAAGCTGTCCAGGCCGCGGTGCGCCCCAACACTAAGCTCATCCACGCTGAAACCATCGCCAACCCGACCACCAAGGTCGCCAACGTGGCGGCCTTGTCCCGCATCGCCAAGGATGCGGGCGTACTGTTCAGCATCGATGCCACGTTCACGCCGGCCCCGTTCTACCGGGCCCTCGATGACGGGGCCGATCTGGTCGTCCACTCACTGACCAAATACATCAACGGCCATGGCGACGCCATGGGCGGGGTGGTAGCCGGTCGCCGCGAGCTCATTCAGCACATCAAGCACGAAGCCGTCGTCGAGGTCGGCGGTGTGATCTCACCCTTCAACGCCTGGATGATCATGCGCGGCTCCGTCACGTTGCCGTTGCGACTCAAGCAGCACTTCTCTAGCGCCGAGAAAGTAGCTGCGGTCCTGGAATCAGACCCACGGGTCGCCTATGTCCTCTACCCGGGCCTTGCATCCCACCCACAGCACGAAACCGCTGCCAAACAATTCGCCGGACGCGGCTACGGCGGAGTCCTGGCCTTCGCCGTGGACGGTGACTCCGACACCCAGAACCGTTTCGTCAACAACCTGCAGGTCATTACCTCTGCAGTGTCCCTTGGCCATGATGAATCTTTGATCGTCCACGTTGGCCCGGACGCACGCGGAGGGTCAGAAAACTACCCTGCCTCGTTCCACAAGTACGGCCACATGCGTCTTTCGATCGGCCTTGAGGACGCCGAAGATCTCGTTGACGACATCCTCAATGCCCTGGACAAGACGTTCCCCGGGCAGTAG
- a CDS encoding dihydrodipicolinate synthase family protein — protein sequence MTGENVDLDAVAKLVNRAAQAGVDSLGVLGSTGNYAYLSRDERRAVLETAVGAADGVPVLAGVGAVRTRDVLVLAEDAHSAGASALLLAPVSYQRLTEAEVFGLYEDVAAESPLPIVVYDNPGTTGFTFSDDLHARIARIAGIASIKIPPPGTDVMASRLGKLRSGLPEGTSVGISGDWVAAEALLAGCDLWYSVIAGVLPHQARTIVDHATAGRRALALEASAELEPLWSLFRTYGSLRVTAALAEDLGLIPSGALPRPLRGLDSEGRSKLGEAIGAIGLEA from the coding sequence ATGACCGGCGAAAACGTCGATCTCGACGCCGTGGCCAAGTTGGTGAACCGCGCGGCCCAGGCCGGAGTGGACTCCCTGGGTGTACTTGGCTCGACGGGCAACTATGCCTACCTGTCACGTGATGAACGCCGAGCTGTCCTTGAGACGGCAGTGGGTGCTGCTGACGGCGTTCCGGTTCTCGCCGGCGTTGGGGCAGTACGCACCCGGGACGTGCTGGTGCTGGCCGAGGACGCCCACTCCGCCGGAGCCTCGGCATTGCTCCTTGCCCCGGTTTCCTACCAGCGCCTGACCGAGGCGGAAGTGTTTGGCTTGTACGAAGACGTTGCTGCCGAATCGCCACTTCCCATCGTTGTCTACGACAACCCGGGCACAACCGGCTTCACTTTCTCTGATGACCTGCACGCCCGCATCGCCCGGATCGCCGGAATCGCGTCGATCAAGATCCCGCCGCCCGGCACGGACGTGATGGCTTCCAGACTGGGCAAGCTCCGCTCAGGTCTGCCGGAAGGAACGTCGGTGGGTATCAGCGGGGACTGGGTGGCAGCTGAAGCCCTGCTCGCCGGTTGTGACCTCTGGTATTCGGTGATCGCAGGGGTGCTCCCACATCAGGCCAGGACCATTGTGGATCACGCCACAGCTGGGCGGCGGGCCCTGGCACTTGAGGCGTCCGCCGAGCTGGAACCGTTGTGGTCGCTGTTCCGTACCTATGGAAGCCTTCGTGTCACTGCGGCCCTCGCCGAGGATCTCGGATTGATTCCATCCGGGGCGCTGCCGCGTCCGCTGCGAGGCCTGGACAGCGAAGGACGAAGCAAGCTGGGCGAGGCCATAGGCGCCATTGGGTTGGAGGCCTAA
- a CDS encoding Lrp/AsnC family transcriptional regulator → MPKSPRDEIDAQILAELRRNARISLAQLGEKVLLSRNAVRQRIERLERDGYINGYTIKESAGDGIPTVNAVLLIQRHDRMRGSDVIAGLRAIPEIATCDVVSGELDLIVRVEAPDAARIQEIWRQVSEFPGVRDTTTALSLSTVIDRQVPR, encoded by the coding sequence GTGCCGAAGAGTCCACGTGATGAAATAGATGCGCAGATTCTGGCCGAGCTTCGGCGCAATGCCCGCATCAGCTTGGCCCAGCTGGGGGAGAAGGTGCTGCTGTCCCGTAACGCGGTTCGGCAGCGAATCGAGCGGTTGGAACGTGATGGCTACATTAACGGCTACACCATCAAAGAATCAGCAGGAGATGGAATCCCCACCGTCAATGCCGTGCTGTTGATTCAGAGGCATGACCGCATGCGGGGCAGCGACGTCATTGCAGGTTTGCGGGCCATCCCGGAAATCGCCACCTGCGATGTCGTCAGCGGCGAGCTTGATCTCATCGTCAGGGTCGAGGCGCCGGACGCTGCGAGGATCCAGGAGATCTGGAGGCAGGTCTCAGAGTTCCCCGGAGTCCGTGACACCACCACCGCGCTGTCCCTTTCGACCGTGATTGACAGGCAGGTGCCTCGCTGA
- the pdxR gene encoding MocR-like pyridoxine biosynthesis transcription factor PdxR — translation MSEAEIPIELNRQSAVSLTAQVASELRDAILSGLLRAEHTLPATRRLATDLGVSRGVVVRAFEQLSGEGFLESNGAGGTKVAVRPDLQALPIQEKEPSSNPTEQDVIDLTPGRPSGSPFKDREWRSAWKAALSEEGNTHLPPALGTWALREAVARHLAVSRGLSVEPENVIITAGTSDALQLMVAMLRGKRENPRILVEDPGYPTARRVLIAAGAQLVTVPVDENGLKSSQLAALTDIPDAVLVTPSHQYPLGGRMAVQERLGLLKWADQHGVLVLEDDYDSEFRHTRMPLPAVASLPANAEVVLVGTFSKNLSPWLRCGYLAVRGDAGRQLKAAREALDTPVAGILQSALAHYIHGGGLSRHITRARREYSHRRSLLIERLGSREDLDLAALDGGLHAVIRFEQPYAADLAANALKLGVRVIPLAGYYADRAPSNGLVIGYGAVSDTQLAQALHILGKLLDGAG, via the coding sequence ATGAGCGAGGCCGAAATACCCATCGAACTGAACAGGCAAAGCGCTGTATCCCTGACCGCACAGGTGGCCAGTGAACTGCGCGACGCTATCCTGAGCGGACTTCTTCGGGCAGAGCACACGCTTCCAGCGACCCGCCGACTCGCCACGGATTTGGGCGTATCACGAGGTGTCGTGGTTCGCGCGTTTGAGCAGCTGTCCGGAGAAGGGTTCCTGGAAAGCAACGGAGCAGGCGGGACGAAAGTGGCTGTCCGCCCGGACCTTCAGGCACTCCCCATCCAGGAAAAAGAGCCAAGCAGCAACCCAACCGAGCAGGACGTCATTGACCTGACCCCGGGCAGACCATCCGGTTCGCCATTCAAGGACAGGGAATGGCGAAGCGCCTGGAAAGCCGCCTTGTCCGAAGAGGGAAACACTCATCTGCCGCCAGCGTTGGGAACCTGGGCGCTAAGGGAAGCTGTCGCTCGGCACCTGGCAGTATCGCGAGGGCTCTCCGTCGAACCCGAGAACGTGATCATTACTGCCGGCACCAGTGATGCTCTGCAATTGATGGTGGCTATGCTCCGAGGAAAGCGGGAAAATCCGCGAATCCTGGTTGAGGATCCAGGCTACCCCACGGCTCGCCGCGTCCTGATAGCCGCCGGAGCACAGCTCGTCACAGTCCCAGTGGATGAGAACGGTCTGAAAAGTTCACAGCTGGCCGCACTCACGGACATTCCGGATGCAGTCCTTGTTACTCCCAGCCACCAGTACCCCTTGGGTGGCAGGATGGCCGTCCAGGAACGGCTGGGGCTGCTGAAATGGGCTGACCAGCACGGTGTTCTCGTCCTGGAAGATGACTACGACAGCGAATTCAGGCACACCAGGATGCCCCTTCCTGCCGTCGCTTCCCTGCCGGCCAACGCCGAGGTAGTGCTGGTGGGAACATTCTCGAAGAACCTGAGCCCATGGCTACGCTGCGGCTATCTGGCAGTACGCGGGGATGCCGGCCGTCAGCTAAAAGCAGCACGCGAAGCCCTCGACACCCCGGTGGCCGGAATCCTGCAATCAGCCCTTGCCCACTACATTCACGGCGGCGGGCTCTCAAGGCACATCACCCGAGCCCGCCGGGAATACTCCCACCGCCGTTCCCTGCTCATTGAGCGCCTGGGTTCCCGGGAGGACCTGGACCTCGCAGCCCTCGACGGAGGATTGCATGCGGTCATCCGCTTCGAACAACCCTACGCGGCGGACCTGGCAGCGAATGCGCTGAAGCTGGGAGTACGCGTGATCCCCCTGGCGGGATACTACGCTGACCGCGCACCCTCGAACGGCTTGGTCATCGGCTATGGTGCGGTCTCCGACACTCAGTTGGCTCAGGCGCTACACATCCTTGGAAAACTCTTGGACGGCGCCGGGTAG
- a CDS encoding amino acid permease, which translates to MGTFQLSMLGIGATVGTGIFIVFSQAVPVAGPAVIWSFVIAAVVAGLTALCYAEMASAIPASGSSYSYAYATLGEFPALAVGACLLLEYGVSGAAVAVGWSEYLNQALENLFGVRIPEALSSAPEAGGVVNLPAIALVAMCTLLLVRGVSESAKANAAMVMIKLAVLVMFIVIGVTGWNQDHFSNFAPMGIAGITGAAGIIFFSYIGLDAVSTAGNEAKNPSRTMPLAILITLAVVTALYIAVAVVAIGAQETRAFEGQEAGLAEILQTVTNASWPGTILALAAIVSIFSVTLVVLYGQTRIFFAMSTDGLVPPVFSRVNARTRTPIAGTFITGSAVAVLAGLLPISFLAEMTSIGTLVAFIVVALAVIIRRAQYPNQPAPFKVPLYPVVPILSILGCLWIIKDLRPVTLIAFIAWLLLATAFYFTYSIGHSRLRQRPPKESLPVP; encoded by the coding sequence ATGGGAACCTTCCAGCTGTCCATGCTGGGCATCGGCGCCACCGTGGGAACGGGAATCTTTATCGTCTTCTCCCAGGCCGTTCCCGTCGCCGGTCCGGCAGTGATCTGGTCCTTCGTGATCGCCGCGGTCGTAGCCGGACTCACCGCTCTCTGCTACGCAGAGATGGCCAGTGCCATCCCCGCCTCCGGCTCCTCCTATTCCTACGCCTACGCGACACTGGGCGAGTTCCCGGCCCTCGCCGTCGGCGCCTGCCTCCTGCTGGAGTACGGGGTCTCGGGGGCAGCTGTCGCCGTCGGTTGGTCCGAGTACCTGAACCAGGCTCTGGAGAACCTTTTCGGGGTCCGCATCCCCGAGGCTTTGTCCAGTGCACCCGAAGCCGGCGGCGTAGTGAACCTGCCCGCCATCGCCCTGGTTGCCATGTGCACGCTGTTACTGGTGCGCGGTGTGAGCGAGTCAGCGAAAGCCAACGCAGCCATGGTGATGATCAAATTGGCCGTCCTGGTGATGTTCATCGTCATTGGGGTAACGGGGTGGAACCAAGACCACTTCTCCAACTTCGCACCGATGGGCATAGCCGGCATCACCGGCGCCGCCGGCATCATCTTCTTCTCCTACATCGGGCTGGACGCGGTCTCCACCGCAGGAAACGAAGCCAAAAACCCGTCCCGCACCATGCCACTGGCCATCCTCATCACCCTCGCTGTCGTCACGGCCCTGTACATCGCAGTCGCCGTGGTGGCCATCGGAGCCCAGGAAACCCGGGCCTTCGAAGGCCAGGAAGCAGGTTTGGCGGAGATCCTGCAGACCGTCACCAACGCAAGCTGGCCCGGCACCATACTGGCCCTGGCCGCCATCGTCTCGATTTTCAGCGTGACCCTGGTCGTGCTGTACGGACAGACGCGCATCTTTTTCGCGATGAGCACCGACGGGCTCGTGCCGCCAGTGTTTTCCCGCGTCAACGCCCGCACCCGGACACCAATTGCCGGCACTTTCATCACCGGTTCGGCTGTCGCCGTGCTCGCAGGCTTGCTGCCTATCAGCTTCCTTGCCGAGATGACCAGCATTGGCACTCTGGTCGCGTTCATCGTGGTGGCGCTGGCCGTCATCATCCGACGCGCCCAATACCCAAACCAACCCGCTCCGTTCAAGGTCCCGCTCTACCCGGTCGTGCCGATTCTCTCCATCCTCGGCTGCCTGTGGATCATCAAAGATCTTCGTCCGGTCACGTTGATCGCATTCATCGCATGGCTCCTGCTGGCCACCGCGTTCTACTTCACCTACTCCATCGGCCACTCCCGACTACGCCAGAGGCCGCCGAAGGAATCACTCCCCGTTCCATAA
- a CDS encoding Lrp/AsnC family transcriptional regulator encodes MDLKILGILQDEGRLPSATIALRTGLTKSQCAERIFRLELDGHIGGYTIIRDYPDPTTRPITAVIRIVQVPGRSGHDLQRSLKSIPEIITAELVDNAHTVLLRLQVPDLDRLDKITTFFKVQSAVLALDVSTTQPLFCHRPTPQTIGL; translated from the coding sequence ATGGACCTGAAAATCCTGGGCATTCTGCAGGACGAAGGCAGGCTTCCGAGCGCAACGATCGCCCTACGTACCGGCCTGACCAAAAGCCAGTGCGCCGAACGGATCTTCAGGCTCGAACTGGACGGGCACATCGGCGGTTACACGATCATCCGCGACTATCCCGATCCAACCACGAGGCCCATAACCGCCGTCATCAGAATTGTGCAGGTGCCGGGGCGCTCTGGGCACGACCTGCAACGCAGCTTGAAGTCCATCCCGGAAATCATCACAGCCGAACTCGTCGACAACGCCCACACAGTTCTCCTGAGGCTCCAGGTCCCCGACCTTGATCGGCTCGACAAGATCACCACCTTTTTCAAAGTTCAGTCAGCGGTACTGGCCCTCGACGTATCAACAACCCAACCCCTTTTCTGTCATCGCCCGACACCTCAAACCATTGGCCTCTGA
- a CDS encoding flavin reductase family protein → MITPEHITIEPNVLYVGTPVMLLCTENADGSPNISPASSYWALEKMLVLGLLADGHTIANLHERPELTVNFPGPELWQRIESIADTTGSDPVPEAKSPRYAHEKDKLGRAGLTSRASDTVAPPRIQECALQFEAKVRRASKGVGNYFMVEAEVVRVHANPGIVVPGTNHIDPQSWEPTIYSFRHYFGLGAQHGFRPTSDTVSLVQLA, encoded by the coding sequence ATGATCACCCCTGAACACATCACCATCGAGCCCAACGTCCTCTACGTCGGAACCCCCGTCATGCTGCTGTGCACGGAGAATGCCGATGGATCACCCAACATTTCACCCGCCTCCTCGTATTGGGCACTTGAGAAGATGCTGGTGCTTGGGCTGCTCGCCGACGGCCACACCATCGCGAACCTTCATGAAAGGCCGGAACTGACAGTAAACTTCCCCGGACCTGAGCTGTGGCAGCGCATCGAATCCATCGCCGACACCACAGGTTCAGACCCTGTACCCGAGGCGAAATCTCCACGCTATGCACATGAAAAGGACAAGCTCGGCCGAGCTGGCCTGACGAGCCGAGCATCCGATACGGTCGCTCCCCCGCGCATTCAGGAATGTGCCCTTCAGTTCGAAGCCAAGGTTCGCCGGGCCAGCAAAGGTGTGGGTAACTACTTCATGGTCGAGGCCGAAGTGGTCCGAGTCCACGCCAACCCAGGCATCGTCGTTCCTGGAACGAACCACATTGATCCGCAATCGTGGGAACCCACCATTTACAGCTTTCGCCACTACTTCGGTCTCGGCGCTCAGCACGGGTTCCGTCCCACGAGCGACACTGTCTCCCTCGTCCAACTGGCCTAG
- a CDS encoding LysR family transcriptional regulator, whose product MDPYQLSVLRELGDHGSVAATARALGVSPSAVSQSLGALQRKFKAPLTQKRGRSVELTDAGQALAVAAIAVSEAITRAEATVDEFVGGIDRTVHVSAFHSAAMTFFPDLAALENTEGFPVVECVDEDVDRLSFPALTASYDIVIGHRMSHTPPWPRDRLAVLSLLREPMDVAMHSSHDLAMKKTLKPSDLVGTTWISTHAGFSPADMLDAVAAAAGHPMRVVHRINDFSTAAAMVSEGGHLALLPRHTVRIPASHDVVLRPLQGLETVRHVDMLIRPERVVHRAVAVVIDALREIAQSHVQSPSVRSTRAEEST is encoded by the coding sequence ATGGATCCGTACCAACTCAGCGTCTTGCGTGAACTCGGTGATCATGGCAGTGTGGCCGCTACAGCCCGCGCCCTGGGGGTCAGTCCGTCCGCGGTTTCGCAGTCCCTCGGGGCCCTTCAGCGCAAATTCAAGGCACCGTTGACCCAGAAGCGTGGACGCTCCGTGGAACTCACGGACGCGGGTCAGGCTCTTGCGGTCGCGGCTATCGCCGTCTCGGAAGCGATCACCCGGGCGGAGGCAACAGTGGATGAATTCGTTGGCGGTATCGACCGAACAGTGCACGTCAGCGCCTTCCACAGCGCCGCAATGACGTTCTTTCCTGACCTCGCGGCCTTGGAAAATACGGAAGGGTTCCCAGTGGTTGAATGCGTCGATGAAGACGTGGACCGTCTCTCGTTCCCGGCCCTAACCGCCAGCTACGACATCGTCATTGGCCATAGGATGAGCCACACACCGCCTTGGCCCAGGGACAGGTTGGCAGTGTTGTCGCTGTTGCGGGAACCCATGGACGTGGCCATGCACTCGTCCCACGATTTGGCCATGAAGAAGACGCTGAAACCCTCAGACCTCGTGGGGACAACGTGGATTTCGACGCACGCAGGGTTTTCGCCGGCTGACATGTTGGACGCCGTAGCCGCGGCGGCGGGACATCCCATGCGGGTGGTGCACCGGATCAACGACTTCAGCACTGCCGCGGCCATGGTCTCCGAAGGCGGACATCTTGCACTACTGCCCCGGCACACGGTCCGAATCCCGGCGTCCCATGACGTTGTGCTGCGGCCTCTCCAGGGCCTGGAGACAGTTCGGCATGTGGACATGCTGATCCGGCCTGAACGGGTTGTCCACAGAGCAGTAGCTGTCGTCATCGATGCTCTGCGCGAGATCGCCCAATCACATGTTCAATCCCCCTCAGTCAGGAGCACCCGTGCCGAAGAGTCCACGTGA
- a CDS encoding Rid family hydrolase — MSVNRVIESPNAPAPVGSYSQAKQIGRFLQVSGQIPIDPQTGGILQGSVTEQVSQVLAQIDSILIHAGARWSDVLISRVYLSTDHDFDEFDAAYGRHVPKPYPARVTVGAELVPGALVEIEVLAVLPDTA, encoded by the coding sequence ATGTCCGTAAACCGCGTCATCGAATCACCCAACGCCCCGGCGCCGGTCGGCTCCTACAGCCAGGCCAAACAGATCGGCCGCTTCCTCCAAGTCTCCGGTCAAATCCCCATTGACCCCCAAACGGGCGGCATTCTCCAGGGCAGCGTCACCGAGCAGGTGTCGCAGGTTCTTGCCCAGATCGACTCGATCCTAATCCACGCCGGCGCCCGCTGGTCCGATGTGCTGATCAGCCGCGTCTATCTCTCTACGGATCATGACTTTGACGAGTTTGACGCCGCCTACGGCCGGCATGTACCCAAACCCTATCCGGCCCGTGTGACGGTCGGAGCCGAACTGGTTCCTGGTGCTCTCGTGGAAATCGAAGTCCTGGCCGTACTCCCGGACACTGCATAA
- a CDS encoding B3/B4 domain-containing protein — translation MHSSQTLQELLNQAHVAPEVFELRPDYRALLIAVDGLVPEPSDEAGNALLEQAEAAARAALSQQKVEHLPHVAAWREAYQSFGAKPNRTRNSLEALVRRADAGLPRVNRLTDLYNAVSVLHQIPLGGEDLASYRGAPRLVRATGHEPFETVASGEPLIDYPDAGEVVWCDEDGVTCRRWNWRQGRRTQLRDDTTSALFILDALEPKTTEALLAAGKDLTEHLLLLGPEVVTAQQLVQSDGHKPGQ, via the coding sequence ATGCATAGCTCCCAAACTCTTCAGGAACTCCTCAACCAAGCACACGTCGCCCCCGAGGTATTCGAGCTTCGACCCGACTACCGGGCCCTGCTGATCGCCGTCGACGGGCTCGTCCCGGAACCCAGCGATGAAGCCGGCAATGCTTTGCTGGAACAGGCTGAGGCCGCTGCCCGGGCCGCACTGAGCCAGCAGAAAGTCGAGCACCTCCCGCACGTTGCTGCGTGGCGGGAGGCGTACCAGTCCTTCGGAGCCAAGCCCAACCGCACCCGCAACAGCCTCGAAGCATTGGTCCGCCGTGCGGACGCAGGTCTCCCCCGGGTCAACAGGCTCACCGACCTTTACAACGCAGTCTCAGTGCTGCACCAGATTCCGCTCGGCGGCGAGGACCTCGCCAGCTACCGCGGAGCACCGCGGCTGGTCCGCGCAACGGGCCATGAACCCTTCGAGACCGTGGCCAGCGGTGAACCACTCATCGACTACCCGGACGCAGGTGAAGTCGTTTGGTGCGACGAGGATGGGGTCACTTGCCGCCGCTGGAACTGGCGCCAAGGCCGCCGCACGCAACTGCGCGACGACACGACCTCGGCGTTGTTCATTCTCGACGCTCTCGAACCGAAGACCACTGAAGCTCTGCTTGCCGCTGGCAAGGACCTCACAGAGCACCTGCTCCTCCTGGGGCCGGAAGTCGTTACCGCTCAGCAACTGGTTCAATCCGACGGCCACAAGCCAGGACAGTAA
- a CDS encoding helix-turn-helix domain-containing protein has translation MDENIATLASAIGVRVKQERQARRWTLDQLAEAAGVSRRMLVNVEQATMNPSVGTLLRISDALGVGLPDLVQSPNPRP, from the coding sequence ATGGATGAAAACATCGCAACCCTGGCCTCAGCCATCGGGGTACGGGTCAAGCAGGAGCGTCAGGCACGCCGCTGGACCCTGGACCAGCTCGCGGAAGCTGCCGGTGTGAGCCGACGCATGCTCGTCAACGTGGAACAGGCAACAATGAACCCCAGCGTCGGCACGCTGTTGCGGATCAGCGACGCCCTCGGCGTAGGACTCCCGGACCTGGTCCAGTCCCCGAACCCAAGGCCGTGA
- a CDS encoding MFS transporter, which produces MSRPDGSIQLDQVLGRATARGGLARYVLAATLARSADGGAVVAIVLLVTTSGAPGWLAGVLGACITAPHLFGPLIARRLDTARDGRTVIALACMAHGVTLAAAVLLYPVTWPIVPALLLIASGLVGPLLTGGISSRLAAIAGSDRISQRRAQGWDVATYGIGGTIGPSLVAAVSAWANPAVAALILAGSTFVAAAMVRLLPYSPPAAVPSEVPRPGATLRMMVSNGPLRRTLYLTVAVALSVAALPITAVASTGELRVEPAAAGVLTAAYGLGGLIGSAGVMIRPMRTDADPLMTWLGAAVGAALCGAAVAGVFPVAVAAYSVAGVLNSYFFAATLAARSEYAPAAVRGQVFVWIGALKITAGSAGTALAGAIIAPAIQLPLFLAAGLIGVAMLASVLDRHREQKRYPKFTS; this is translated from the coding sequence GTGAGTCGTCCCGACGGCAGCATCCAGCTCGACCAAGTTTTGGGGAGGGCCACCGCTCGTGGGGGCCTTGCCCGGTATGTCCTGGCCGCCACGCTCGCCCGTAGCGCCGACGGCGGTGCCGTCGTCGCGATCGTCCTGCTCGTGACAACCAGTGGAGCCCCTGGTTGGCTTGCCGGAGTTCTCGGCGCCTGCATCACCGCACCGCATCTCTTCGGTCCCCTCATCGCCAGGCGTCTGGACACTGCCCGTGACGGCCGAACGGTGATCGCTTTGGCCTGCATGGCGCACGGGGTGACGCTGGCAGCCGCCGTTCTTCTGTATCCGGTCACGTGGCCGATAGTCCCTGCCTTGCTGCTCATAGCGTCGGGGCTGGTTGGTCCCCTTTTGACAGGTGGTATCAGTAGCCGGCTGGCTGCGATTGCCGGAAGCGACAGGATCAGTCAGCGTCGTGCGCAGGGGTGGGACGTTGCCACGTACGGTATCGGAGGGACCATCGGGCCGTCGTTGGTTGCGGCTGTCTCCGCGTGGGCGAATCCTGCCGTGGCAGCGTTGATCCTTGCCGGATCGACTTTCGTCGCGGCCGCAATGGTCAGGCTTTTGCCGTATTCGCCTCCGGCGGCCGTACCCTCGGAGGTTCCTCGCCCAGGCGCGACTTTGCGGATGATGGTCTCCAACGGCCCTTTACGCCGCACGCTCTACCTGACGGTCGCCGTCGCCCTGTCCGTGGCGGCATTGCCTATTACCGCGGTCGCCTCCACGGGTGAACTTCGGGTTGAACCGGCCGCAGCGGGTGTTCTGACGGCAGCCTACGGGCTCGGTGGTCTTATAGGTTCCGCCGGGGTGATGATCAGGCCCATGCGAACCGATGCGGACCCCTTGATGACCTGGCTGGGAGCTGCCGTGGGGGCTGCTCTGTGTGGTGCCGCCGTCGCGGGCGTGTTTCCTGTAGCTGTCGCAGCATACTCCGTTGCAGGGGTCCTCAACTCCTACTTCTTTGCAGCTACTTTGGCAGCTCGCAGTGAATACGCCCCAGCGGCGGTTCGCGGCCAGGTTTTTGTTTGGATTGGAGCCTTGAAAATCACTGCGGGGTCAGCTGGCACAGCTTTGGCGGGGGCTATCATCGCACCAGCAATCCAGCTTCCGTTGTTCCTCGCAGCCGGCCTTATCGGTGTTGCCATGTTGGCATCGGTCCTTGACCGTCATCGCGAGCAAAAGCGTTACCCGAAATTCACCTCCTAG
- a CDS encoding cupin domain-containing protein codes for MTRKGEGAVLWSSDSGGRGVLVAGTEPPEVVELWDWTLGPGDQHSSEAHTPGTKELLQVQEGTVTVVAGDQTVTLEVGDSVSFPGDVAHSYSNDSAKAARFSLAVFERGVGSGHRETGNA; via the coding sequence GTGACCCGCAAGGGCGAAGGCGCCGTGCTGTGGAGCAGCGATTCAGGCGGACGCGGAGTTCTCGTCGCCGGAACCGAACCGCCAGAAGTTGTTGAACTGTGGGATTGGACGCTGGGCCCCGGTGACCAGCACTCCAGCGAGGCACATACGCCCGGCACGAAAGAGCTGTTGCAGGTTCAAGAAGGAACAGTCACGGTTGTCGCCGGGGACCAGACGGTCACTCTGGAAGTTGGCGACTCGGTCTCCTTTCCTGGTGACGTAGCCCATTCGTACTCGAACGACAGCGCCAAGGCCGCACGGTTCTCCCTCGCCGTTTTTGAGCGAGGCGTCGGGTCAGGGCATCGGGAGACTGGCAATGCATAG